The following is a genomic window from Streptosporangiales bacterium.
CGGCTACCGGCGCGGGTGAGCGACGAGGAGCGCCGCGAGACCGACCCGTCCAGCCCGTTCACCGCGGCCTGGGGTGACCCGCCGATCACCGTGCGCTGCGGGGTGCGCAAGCCCGCCCAGCTCACCCCGACCGCGATGCTGTTCACGGTCGACGACGTCGACTGGCTGCCCCTGCCGCAGGACTCCGACGCGCCCACCAGGTTCTACGCCGTCGAGCGGCGCGCGTACGTGGAGGTCGTGGTCCCCGCCGAGCATGCCCCCGCCTCCGACGCCCTCGTCGACCTCGGCAAGGCCATCGCCGCCACCATCCCGAAGGACCCCGGCTGATCTGTCAGCCATCCATCGCCGCTGGTACGGCGACCTCGTCGTGGTGTCGGTCGCCTCGCAGCGCAGGTCGTCGGCGGAGCTTCACCTCACCGACCTGGACTTCACCTCGTCCCGGCACGAGGTGAAGTCCACGTTGATCACGTGAACGTGATCAACCGGTGCGGGCGGCGAGCTCGTTGACGATCACCTGGCGTGCTGCCACCGTGGCGCCCGCTTGTCCAGGAAGGCCCGCATGCCCTCCTTCGCGTCGGGTGACTGGCTCGTCGCCGCCATCACCTCGACGGCGTGGTCGTACGCCAGCCGCTGGTCGAGGCCGAGCTGCGCGTACAGGGTGCGTTTGCCGGCGGCCTTGCTCCACGCGCTGCCCCGCGTCGCGCGGCCAAGCAGCTCGTGGACGGCGTCGTCGAGCTCGGCGTCGGGCACGACGCTGTTGACGAGTCCCCACTCGACGGCGGTCGCCGCGTCGATCGTGTCACCGGTCAGCGCCAGCTCCATCGCGCGCTTGCGTCCGACGTTCCTGCCGATGGCGACCATGGGTGTGTGGCAGAACCAGCCGCCCTTGCCGCCCGGTGCGGCGAAGGCCGCCGACTGCGCGGCGACCGCGAGGTCGCACGTCGCGACGAGCTGGCAGCCCGCCGCGGTCGCGAGACCGTGGACACGCGCGACGACCGGCTGCGGCACGGACTGGATCGTGTTCATCAGCCGCGTGCAGACCTCGAGCATCCTGCGCACCTCGTCGCCGTCGCCCGCCGCGACGTCACGGAAGTCGTGACCGGAGCTGAAGACCGGCCCCTCGCCCGCGAGGACGACACCGAGCGCATCGCCGTCACCGGTCTCCTCGAACGCCGCGAGCAGTTCGCGCATGTGCGCGGTCGACAACGCGTTCCTTCGTTCCGGGCGGTTCATCGTGATCGTGACGAACTCCCCCGACCGTTCGACCTTCACCATCTCGTAGTCCATACGCAGTAGTCTCGCCCAACCGACCGTGCGACCGGGAGAGGTCATGGCTGATCACCCCGCGTACCCCGCCGTCCTCCGCCGCTCCGCTCCTCGCTCACCTACGCGAGTCACGTCACTCACGGTGCACATCCTCGCTGCGATGCTCGCTTTGGATGACGGCTCATGAACTTCGAACCTCCGCAGCGCGACCCGCTGACCGACGCTCTCGGCGGACTCGTCCGCGACGGCACGCTCTCCGACCGGCAGGCGCAGCGGGTCGACGACACGCTGCGCGCCGCCGGCGTCGGTGCCCCTGCCGGCGCGGTGCCGCGGCAGGACGAACGCTCGGAACGATCCGTCACGGCCGCCGAGGTGCTGTCGTACCTCGGCGCCGCGCTCACGATCGGCGCACTCGTCCTGATCGTCGGCCTCTCCTGGGACCAGCTGGGACGCGCGGGGAAGGTCACCATCTGCACGTCCGCCACCGTCCTGCTCATCGCGGTGGCGTTCGCGGTGGCGCGGTGGTCGTCGTCGCTGTTCCGGAGCCGCACGTACGTCGTGGCGTCGGCCCTCGGCGCTCTCGCCGCCGTCGG
Proteins encoded in this region:
- a CDS encoding DUF3515 family protein, with translation MCGCARTPEVSPPRPTGQAASACRALADRLPARVSDEERRETDPSSPFTAAWGDPPITVRCGVRKPAQLTPTAMLFTVDDVDWLPLPQDSDAPTRFYAVERRAYVEVVVPAEHAPASDALVDLGKAIAATIPKDPG
- a CDS encoding enoyl-CoA hydratase, producing MDYEMVKVERSGEFVTITMNRPERRNALSTAHMRELLAAFEETGDGDALGVVLAGEGPVFSSGHDFRDVAAGDGDEVRRMLEVCTRLMNTIQSVPQPVVARVHGLATAAGCQLVATCDLAVAAQSAAFAAPGGKGGWFCHTPMVAIGRNVGRKRAMELALTGDTIDAATAVEWGLVNSVVPDAELDDAVHELLGRATRGSAWSKAAGKRTLYAQLGLDQRLAYDHAVEVMAATSQSPDAKEGMRAFLDKRAPRWQHAR